Part of the Clarias gariepinus isolate MV-2021 ecotype Netherlands chromosome 25, CGAR_prim_01v2, whole genome shotgun sequence genome is shown below.
ctgtctctctctccatgtctctctctccatgtctctcaCTCTTCTTGTGTccgcacagagagagagagagagagagagcaggtctAAATCAGGCCACGGTTATGTAACTGCTGTCCGTTTAAATACATCTCCAAGAGCTCGTTTTCCACTAATCCCTTCTgcttcatttctctctctctctctctctctcctgattCATTCAGACCCAGCCAGAATCGAGTGTTTACTCGCTAAAACTCCCAACAATCTGGTTTAGGCCAGATCCGAGGCATATAGGGTCGTCATCAGCCCTTAAATATCGTCCTCTTTGCAAATGTATGACTGTAATCTGATGTACACAGACACATGTATGACTGTAACACTGTACACACAGAAAAGATGATTAGGTGCTGATGTGTTGATTAATGTTCCAACAGCAGCTTTGACAGACAcgcagctaaaaaaaaacacaggtttataaaagaaaaactaacGGACTCTTTCTAGACAtggattatttaatataattattaatagtaattatattattactgtaattatatTGTTGTTGCTCCCTAGTCAAAGCTGACCTATCACGTACCTCACTTACCTTATTTAGATTCTCTAACTAACTGTAAGTTACTAAAATCACAAGTTatgcatatattatataagaaGTATTTATATTGCtgcataattaaaaagaaataataataataatcaaacgCTGCGCATTGACGGAACAGTGTAGTATAAAATACTCACTGTGCACCTGGCGCCCCCTGGTGGACACCCatcactgtataaataaaataaaataatagaatatgttTTATGCCACTTTAgctctttgtgtttatttgcagttggttgttttaaaataaaacaaaatcaaatgaaataaaaattaaaaatgagaaaagtAGTCGTGAAGTGTAATCCCAGTCTCGTCCAGCAGGAGGCAGTATGCgcttattattaatcatttagCTCCACATATGTAATTTATTCCCCTCTAAACCCAACAGGGTGATGAGTGAATTTTCTTAACATGGCTAACATTATTTTATGGAATCTTTTTAGTGAGCAAATGAGCaatattttccattattttcaataattcattatttttttgcattattttttacagatacAGATGAATCCTCGGAAGGTTCCATTAAAGCAAATGATTTTATAGGTATAAATTACACTGCCATTTTATGTCCACATGTCTACAGCTACTAGAAGACGAGCAAAATATATTCCGTGGTTAcgatgtggctgaattaaagcACTGATTGCggtgtagtggtcagcactgtcgcctcgcccttccaggttctgggttcgattcccgccttgggtctgtgtgcatggagtttccaagATGTTCTTTCagtggtttcctctgggtaatctggtttcctcccaaagacatgcagattaggctggcTCTAAAATTTTGTTTGATTGTTGACCGGAGGTCGTATACCACGGTtgtgaaaatgggaataaacacaATGGGAATCACCTTTGGCCTCCACGGCCCAGAGGTTCCTTGATAGATGGATAAAAAGCACACATTCGTTCCTGAACGACTCATCACTAAGTGATTCTCTTTGTGTTATACAGCTGATTCAACGCGCTTCTTGAGCCTGCTCAGGATCTTTCCATGGATGGATGGTGTGGAGAAATGAACAGAGCAACAGATCCATTCATTCTGATCGTTCTCCCCAGAGCTGCACTAATTATAAACTTGAACATTTCCTCCATTGCTCATTTTCTTCCTTTAAGCAGATCCTCGGTCTCTTTCTTCGCTCAGCAGTTTGTGAGTCAGAgctgaggttttttttcccgcagcttttttctttcagttaaaaaaaatataaatgcttttaATGTTCAATTAATTCATGCCGAGTGTTTATTTCAGTGACAGCTCtgcttttattacatttttacaaataaaatttcataacaGCGCTCAGCATTTCACTTCAGATGTGAGAAATGGGTTCATGTGAACGCGTCACTCACCGATGCTCTCACTCACTCGTCCAGCTAGCCGCGCGACCGCATCAGACGTAGAATAAGGGGCTGAATCTGAACACGCTGTGGATGTGACGGGATCGAATGAACCGAGGGACTTTATTGTAACTCCGAACCAAAAAGCTTCTTACTTACAAAAATCGTATGTTTGTAGTTTTAGTTGCGTTGATGTTTGTAAGCAGCCGTCACCTGAAAGTGACCAAAATAACCTGATCTGCTAGCTAGCGTTACATTGTCTACCTCTATAGCTAGCTTTACATTTAGTTAGCTAACACAACCCCAGCAGGTGCTAGCTCGGTGAAGATAGCGTCTtaaggaaaaacattttttagccttttttatttataaacctcTTAATATTATTCTCGATTTAAATTCACAATCTTTCACAGCGACATGAATAATACCCGCACACACTAGAAGTGGCAGAAATGATTTATAAATTTTCTTTAGAATTTTCGAAAACTAACAACAGTGGACGTCATTACAgcttcaacaaacaaacaaacaaacaaacaaacgcatGCAGATCGACCACAGAGGCACAGTTTCACATCACGCATAATCGACAATATGGCGTACGTTTAATTAGCCCTCGTCAGATCCATCCTGAGATCATTAAGGCAGCTTTctgtttccatggtaacggTTAATGTAGTGTCCAGAAGcagcttaataaagttattattttaacaagtTATCAGATTAGATTCGGGGTGtgacagtatatttttattacagtttatctTTGATACAGTAAGTGAATCAGACAGCTAACTGTACTAGCTAGTAGCGCTCAGAAGAGGCACCGCTAGTCGAACAGTAAACAGGAACTAATCACAGTTAGGACGTGAAGTTGTTAGTGACTTAAACTTCAGTGTCAGAAATCAGAATCATTCGAGTCAACATATCGAATTCGAGCTCGATTTCTGCTTAAAGCCCGAAACTTGATTCACTTGTCGCATGTCGCTAGTGTGAACGCGGGAGTGCTGCAATATTTGCTTTCACAGTAGTGATGTCAGAAATCTCTTCAGTATGTAAATGAGCCTGCAGATTACTATAACACAAAGAGAAATTTTAAATGCGGTCCTTGTTGGTGTCTGTGCGATCTCGTGATGTATCGACATCAATAAGCACCATTTAAATAATCCACTTGTTCTACGCTAACACACTCCTCCGTGTGGTGCAGGCAAAAGAATCTTCCCTTAAATTAGAAGCATCTAATCGATTATTTACTCCCTAAATATTACAAAGATGAATACATTGTGGGATTGTGTGGATGTTTAGAAAAAACTGGAACACTGCCGGAAAACCCcccagtcattttttttttcattttaacactaaaatttctatatttttctatattgtacaaaatcttttattatctatatttgtacagctaagttttccctttttatatatattttaatgttgtaTATTCTGTCATTATAgatatattattcttattcttatcatagctaaatttattttctattcaatttatttatttatttatttatttgtaatatttatttcctattaataatattttatctttaaggtcaccggcggtcgtacaagcatttcactgcatatcgtactgtgtatgactgtgtatgtgacaaataaaatttgaatttaaaattttgaatttaaataatttaatgcacaaaaaaaaaagtctcaccGGTAACTGGATGGCGTTAAATATCAGGACGctgattaataaaatttaaacgcTGTATGTTTAGTAGATCAGCcccttttgtattttgtttcttgtaactgaagacacacacacacacacacacacacacacgtacttgTTGTGTCATTATGTTATTTTCCATTAGCCAATTTATCTTTCCTGAATAATTACAGTAATGAGCGGATGCCCTTTTGGTGATGAGTATTGTGGAAAAGTCGTGTGTGGTGACCCGTGTTGAACGAGTGCAGGATGGAAAAATCACTTTCGAAATGCATCGCAGCAATTTGGTGgaaggaataaatacaaaatatggcACGATGGATAAAACAGCTGGGGAACatctgtagaaaataaattcatgtagcagtaaaataaaatcagtgcaTCATCTTTCAGTAcagaaatatgtaaaataaaaaaaaagaaatcactcgTAACATGATATGCCCCGCCCACTTTCCTTACAATAGTCAAAGgctttttatttgcattaattctagtaattttttaaatgtcaaaaacaaatgTCTTTTGATTTTGACTCAGCTCCAGGAGTATTGACAAAAAAGGGGGTTtcaaatgatttatttgtttcatttaagtagtttttatatttaagtaaaCTACACTTTCTAACAAAATAGTGGGTTTTTTTGGCACCCAAGAAATTACTTACTATGAGCAAAAGTGATAGAATAACTTAAGCATGTTCctagtatttatatttttctattaaaaaaaaaaaaaagttgccctGAGTGTCTGAGACAGGGAGGTGGCGTAGTAGGTATTACTTTGCCTCGCACCTTTAcagtccaggttcaattcccgcctctgtgtgcatggggttcgCATGCTCTCCCTGCGCTTGtcaggtttcctccaggtactctggtttcctcccagagtttaaagacatgaagattaggctaattggcgttcctaaattgcctggagtgtgtatacagtatattgggtgccaatctattgcagtgGCCTGCAATAGACTGGCAacgtgtccagggtgtaccccggcttgtgccctaaatctcctgggataggctccaggccccccacgaccctgaatacatgataaagtggaatagacgatgagtgagtgagtgagacaggGAGGTGATTACGGTAATCATTAAACATGCAGAAGATTAGAAAAGATAATAAACTGACTTGTAagagtaaaatttatttttgtttgtttttaactcaGATGTTTCTTTATAACTAAGTATGCCAATATTTCTGGAGCTGTCAGTAAAAGCAGTGATTTCTAGCCCTTATTGATTAGGGAATAAATTTGCTGGCTGTATTTGGAAGCGTCTGTATAATCAGGACCAGAAGGGAACGGGGTGTTTAACATTTCGTTAGCATGTTGATGTTTCATGTGTCCTGGAGGGCGTGGTTTTAAAGCGTATGAGCCAGGTGCTCTCGCACAACCAGAAAGAAATGTGTCTCTTTTACTTACTGAACCTTTTTTCTTCAATGTATTTCTGAGTTTTACATATAACCCCCTCTGTGCCTCTGCCCCTCTGCCCACCTGTGCCTCTGCCCACCTGTGCCTCTGCCCCCCTGTGCCTCTGCCCACCTGCCCCGCTCCCCCACTCGCCCCAACCTGTCAGCATAACTGACTTTCATTTACTGATAACACTACTAACACTACAACTTTATGATAGTCATCTGAattggaccttttttttttaataatcgcATTTGCAATACTTAAAAAGCTTAATGAGTTTGACCCCGCCCCCATTACAAAATGGCAGTGCATCAGTGTGACACtatacaacacttttttttttttaaatagaaatgcgAGAACAAAATTTGTCCCTGGAAAGTGAGAAGGTCCGTATTTGCTTTCAGTCTGTgtaacatcacatcacatcacactccATATTTCTCTGCTTCGTCTGCAAAGACATCTTGGCGCGACAGCAGATTCTGTCTCTTTGTTAGCGCCATAACTGTGAATAATCTGAGTAACAGTGGCAGAGTGCGAAAGTGTGAAACACAAGACACAGTGATTCACACACATCCATCCATTTGGAGTTTGGAGTCTCAAAAGCCCTTAATACGTTTCTCTATAGAGCATCGGCTTCCCAAAAAGCAGGACCTTTTTCAAAAGGTGCTAACTCGTCTCCGCTAATGCAGCACGGTCGTCCAACTCCGAGGTGAGATCAGGACATAAAGTGGATCCCACCACGTTTCTGCTTCTTGAAAGTAGTCAATGTCAAGCTACACTGATTAGCAAGAGAGTCTGGAGAAGGTATATTTAAGCTAGAACTTACTTTGGCATTAGCTTCCAAAGAGGGACCGCTTAATACAATCATGATGAACAGCATTCTATTTACATCTCAGTGGACGTCCATGGAGTCTCTAGATGGAATCCGACGGCAGAAGCTGGCTTGTCTGTTTAGCATAGCTGGATCTGAGCCTTCTTCCATTTCAAGGAGTCAAAATTCTCTCGATGCTCTTAGAAACCTTCTTGCCACGGTTGATTGATTCCTCTGACAGCAAGAAAGCGCCAAAAAAAGTGCTACTGCTACTGCCTTCTCAAAACGTTTTATTTACATATCGAAAAATATTTGCGGATTCTTCTGGGTGCCGctgaaaaataaagtaaatttaacAACTTTCCCAAGCAGTGTCAAGTTTGTTATTCCTCCAGCTCTTATGATGAAACATCTACATTAACGGCACCCAAGTTCCATTTTGCCACtcctaaatcatttttatttacatttcagaaTGGATGTAGAGTCTCCCCTAAGTGGCATTGGACGGCAGCGTGAGCCTGACCGTTTCTCCACTTCCTGTAGTGGTAGAAAAAGCTGCTGAGACAGAATTGGGCCCGTTAGCATCCATAGTGAAGAGCGAGTAGTCCGGAGGAGGtgcgttagcattagcattaatgTTAGCGCTTGCGTTCACGTTAGCATCCCGTTCAGATTCCGAGCTGTGAGACAAACTGGGCGAGTTGGTGGGACTGAGCTGGACTGCAGTCGTGTCCTGAATGGTGTGCTCGCTCGTTTCAATCTCGAACGCTGCCCCGTGGTGCCGCATGAAGCCCACGTTGCCTGATTTGGCCCGACGTGAGCTGTGTGGAGGAGGCATGCGGCTGCACACGCAACAGGCGGCGAAGAACGTGAAGGCAACCAGCAGAAGGGCGGGTCCGATGATAATAGGCGGGTTACCAGAGGGCATTAGCGTGGTAAAGGCGAAGGCGCCCACCAGAGTGATGTTAATACCTGCTAGCATGATGCACAGGCCACACGCGCAGCATAGCGCCGGCGACGGGAGGCCCTGAGGACGGGATTTGCGTTTACGATGGACTTGAGGCTCCTTTTTGGGCACAGAGGTGCCCGGGTTTCTCTCAGCACACACCATTTCTGTATCGTGGGGATCGTTATGTAATCTCAGACGTTGTCTCTCGTTAGTGTTCCATCGTTAGTGGTCGGTGACTTCCTTCAGGCAACCTGTAATCAAATGATAGAAAGATTACAGTGACGAATCAGAAGGGTGCAGATGAGgcatccgtctctctctctctcctggacTTAACACTCTTGTGAACTGTAATGGCGTGacaaattgtaaaaattatAGCTCTTGAGAGATCACAGGCAGGATTTTTAAAGCAAGGTCACAGCTTAGTCATGACAACTGCTGCAATGTCATCAGAAACTcgagaaacacaaacacaatcaaacGCTCATTTTAATCTCATTTCACTGCTATActcattttcttttgctttttttttaaatcttgaaaTGCTGGTTACAGCAAGTCAGATTTACGCACAATTCATAACTCGAAAACTCGAAATTTAGTAAATTACATGAATAATTTCTGTTCTGGACTTTGTTTAGAATTAAGATCAGGATCATTAACTCACCTGTAAGAAGGAAGGAATTCCGGTCATATCCTTgtgttaaaatctttttttttttttcaattacatCTCCATCAGAATTCTTTAAAACGTGTATGTTAATCCATCACCCAGTGGATACTAAATAATCATCGCAGGTTTTACCATTTCAGCTCACTGAAGGTATTTAATTTCCCCCCCCCAAGAAAAGCCATAAAATGTCAATAAGGTGTAGTAAATCCATCATCCTGTGGGCTGAAagctcaaaaaaaataataaatcagaagCGCGGTCAGGTAGAACCAGAGGGAGGGAAGCTCTGGAGATGTGTCTCGGCTCTCGGGCACGTTCCTctgctctgtgtctctctgctgCATTTGCTTTTCTCTGTGAGAAGATCACACAGAGGCagccagggttgccagattggactGATcaaggttgccagattggacATGAGCCAGGTTGGAAGACATAAATCATTACCAGATTGAGATCAAACAACACCAGGTGGATGATCCAAAAACATCTGGACGATTAGGATCGTGGACTAACGCTCGACGAAATGTCGATTAGTGTcgatatttaaaatgttacaacCAATTACAATCAACCTGGGGAATGTTTAATGAAAAAAGTGAGGTTGTTGGTTTCTTATCTTCTCATCattctctcatacacacacacacacacacacacacacacattctcagaGGTGAAGCATGACACAGACACatgttgttgtatttgttttgtttgtctgtaATGTTTCATGATccagaaacatttaaaataacaagTGATCCTCTTTTAAGTCATGCAGATTTTCCTCACGTGCAAGAATtaagcattttgttttaaacttttatttaaacacatttaaaagccATTAAAGTCTTCAATCATTTTGTTCTGTCCAGATCAAAATGATTCGTTTTAAAACTTTCATCAAGATTGGGCATATCGATCATGACTGAAATGTAAATGAGATgtatttgtgattttttattttttttaaataaaggttgcatttgcattttatcTGCAGTCTAAGAGACGACCTGGGGCGATGAAACACAACATGAGGGATGAAACATCTCATAGCCAAGATTTCCTAATGTTTAACCTAGTAACATATTGTACAGTGCAAAGCTCATTGTATGAACTAATAAAAAACATGGTTTTGACCTCAGGTATTAATTATAGGcctgaattaaattaatattatactAAAAACTCTTTGTTATTTTAACAGTCAATGTGCTCAGCTTCAGATGTTTATGGAAGGTCCACGTCTGAGAGTTTGGTTTTACGCCTGCCCAAAATATCCGGGACATCTGTGGAGGGTCTGGGGGGAAGAAGAGAAAATACATGATGAGTTGTATTCAGGTTTGAGAAAtagacacatttaaaacaacattttaatacctaacaaaaatacagaactaTACAGACTGGGACTAGCTTTGAGACAGAACCTAAAAGCCTGGAATAACCAAAAGTCAGAGCCATAAAGATTCGGACTAAAAGCGAGTCTGATCCAAAAACTTCAGTACTAACTGATAGTTGTAGCGCTAAAAACTGGGACTAACCAAAGGACAGATCCCTGAAACTGGGATTAAAGAAGAGTCTAAGCCATACATACTGGGACTAACCAAGAGTCTGAGCCATACATACTGGGACTAACCAACAGTCTGAGCC
Proteins encoded:
- the tmem275a gene encoding transmembrane protein 275, with amino-acid sequence MVCAERNPGTSVPKKEPQVHRKRKSRPQGLPSPALCCACGLCIMLAGINITLVGAFAFTTLMPSGNPPIIIGPALLLVAFTFFAACCVCSRMPPPHSSRRAKSGNVGFMRHHGAAFEIETSEHTIQDTTAVQLSPTNSPSLSHSSESERDANVNASANINANANAPPPDYSLFTMDANGPNSVSAAFSTTTGSGETVRLTLPSNAT